The stretch of DNA GTGACCACGGATCTCATCAGAATAGTCGAGAGCGAAAACGAACTGGCCTTCGTCCTCGGGCATGAACTCGGCCATTTTCGCAACCGAGATCACCTCAAGGCGCTCGGGCGGGGGATTCTCTTCGACCTCGCCTTGGCATCCATCGGCATGGGCACCGGAAGCATGTCCAATCTCTTTGGGAGTAGCGGCTTATTGACTTCACGGAGTTTCAACCGAAGACAAGAGCGGGCCGCCGACCGTTTCGGACTTGGACTGATGTATGAGCAGTATGCGACCGTCGCGGGAAGCTTGGATTTCTTCGAGCACGACCTTGGTGTGACCGGCCTTTCCGAGACCATCGCTGATTTTGCAGGGACCCATCCAGGATCCACAACACGCATCAAGGAGATGCTCGACTTTGTGGAGGAGCAAGGATGGCCGCTCGATGGAGAGCTTCTGCCCCCCGTGTTTCAAGAGTCTGTGGTCCGGTGAGTTATAAGGACACCTAAAATGGGTGTGTGGTGAGCGGTTCGTGTACGGTGAGACGGTCAGCCGCGACCCCTGTCCCCCCGGCAACTAGCCCCTAGTCCCTCCGTGGCACCCAGCCACACC from Longimicrobiales bacterium encodes:
- a CDS encoding M48 family metallopeptidase, with the translated sequence MKSAPREPDDSVNLTPTHWLREATTLTVGLAVVAVGVFTTIALLVNLLAPIIPLRVEAEVAEAILGEVQEYVPEGGEDLVARLDTLVDQLASHWPDREYDFTVAVVEADQPNAFALPGGLIIVTTDLIRIVESENELAFVLGHELGHFRNRDHLKALGRGILFDLALASIGMGTGSMSNLFGSSGLLTSRSFNRRQERAADRFGLGLMYEQYATVAGSLDFFEHDLGVTGLSETIADFAGTHPGSTTRIKEMLDFVEEQGWPLDGELLPPVFQESVVR